A window of Hymenobacter aerilatus contains these coding sequences:
- a CDS encoding GNAT family N-acetyltransferase has product MTTLSSMHILPITPEQTYPLRHQVLWPDKPLVYVQLAEDAEGYHFGAFVNEELVSVISLFVNTQGEARFRKFATHPDWQGRGMGTALLTRVVDEATRLGAHTLWCDSRQSAADFYRRFDMQPTGEVFYKGPIPYVRMQRRLP; this is encoded by the coding sequence ATGACTACTCTCTCCTCCATGCACATCCTACCCATCACCCCCGAACAAACCTACCCGCTGCGCCATCAGGTGCTGTGGCCTGATAAACCGTTGGTGTATGTGCAGTTGGCGGAGGACGCTGAGGGGTACCATTTCGGGGCGTTTGTGAACGAGGAGCTGGTATCGGTGATTTCGTTGTTTGTGAATACGCAGGGCGAGGCGCGGTTCCGCAAGTTTGCTACCCATCCCGACTGGCAAGGCCGGGGCATGGGCACGGCCCTGCTGACGCGGGTAGTAGACGAGGCTACACGCTTGGGCGCCCACACGCTCTGGTGCGACTCGCGCCAATCGGCCGCCGATTTTTATCGGCGCTTCGACATGCAGCCTACGGGCGAGGTTTTCTACAAAGGTCCCATTCCGTACGTGCGGATGCAGCGCCGCCTGCCGTAG
- a CDS encoding TonB-dependent receptor — MKNVLVLGTALLALPAVAWAQGPVSGVITDARTGTPLPGATVLLDGTPSAATDAAGTFSIATVPVGSHTLHITFVGYDPITRTVQGQPTEQRLTVTLQPGGVLTGEALVTASRANERTATAYTNLGKEDLAKRNFGQDLPYLLDQTPSVIVNSDAGAGVGYTDIRIRGTSNTGINMTINGVPLNDAESHGSFLVNLPDLASSVSSLQVQRGVGTSQNGGAAFGASINISTLDVRREAYAESQNTYGSFNTWKNNVQFGTGLLNNHFTVDGRLSRIATDGYMNRASSDLKSYYFAAGYQGKNTLLKFITFSGREKTYQAWNGVPEPAITSNEALLENYIANGELSEADAERVRREGRRYSYYTYDNQTDNYQQNHYQLHLSQGLGQDWNVGAALHLTRGFGYYENYRTRRRFTDYGLQNVIIGGDTITRTNLVDRKWLDNYFYGGTFALNYQPRDGKFQATLGGAWNQFDNDHYGEIIWAQYASTSNIRQHYYFNEARKTDYNAYARATWQVLPKLGVYGDVQVRHITYTIDGIEDEQNDVRTRARYTFFNPKAGATFALAEGQQLYASFAVGQREPVRADFTDRPAGDVGAKAERLNDWEGGYRLTLPDATLLGPHTALRLEVNGFYMQYRNQLVATGQLNDVGTALRTNVARSYRRGVELTGFASANDQISLSSTLTVSQNRILGYQGVSYDENYEPVTEAPRTSTISYSPNVVSAHTLEGQPLPGLRLALLYKTVSRQYLDNTTSEDRRIRPYQVLDFRARYTIRPKFVKEIELALLVNNVLNRRYVANGYTYSYLGASGGLDTFNWYFPQATRNFLASVGVKF; from the coding sequence TTGAAAAATGTATTGGTTTTGGGCACTGCGCTACTGGCGCTGCCTGCGGTAGCCTGGGCGCAAGGTCCCGTGTCTGGCGTCATTACAGATGCCCGCACTGGCACCCCGCTACCCGGCGCCACCGTACTACTCGACGGCACGCCCAGCGCTGCCACCGACGCGGCTGGCACCTTCTCTATTGCGACCGTGCCTGTTGGCTCGCACACACTGCACATCACTTTTGTGGGCTACGACCCCATTACGCGCACAGTACAAGGTCAGCCTACCGAACAACGCCTCACAGTGACACTGCAGCCGGGTGGCGTGCTCACCGGCGAAGCTCTCGTAACGGCCTCTCGTGCCAACGAGCGCACCGCCACCGCCTACACCAACTTAGGCAAGGAGGACCTAGCTAAGCGCAACTTCGGCCAAGACCTGCCCTACCTGCTCGACCAAACGCCCTCCGTAATAGTGAATTCCGATGCTGGGGCGGGCGTAGGCTATACCGATATTCGTATTCGGGGCACAAGCAACACGGGCATCAACATGACCATAAACGGGGTGCCGTTGAACGATGCGGAGTCGCACGGCTCATTTCTGGTGAATTTGCCGGACTTGGCCTCGTCGGTTAGCTCCTTGCAGGTACAGCGGGGGGTAGGCACCAGCCAAAACGGCGGCGCAGCCTTCGGGGCCAGCATCAACATCTCTACCCTGGATGTGCGCCGCGAGGCCTACGCCGAGAGCCAGAATACCTACGGCTCCTTCAACACCTGGAAAAACAACGTGCAGTTTGGCACTGGGCTGCTTAATAATCACTTCACGGTAGACGGGCGCCTGTCGCGTATTGCTACGGATGGGTATATGAACCGGGCCTCGTCGGATTTGAAGTCATACTACTTTGCGGCGGGCTACCAGGGCAAGAACACACTGTTGAAGTTCATCACCTTCTCGGGCCGGGAGAAAACATACCAGGCCTGGAACGGCGTGCCCGAACCAGCTATTACCAGCAACGAAGCGCTGCTGGAGAACTACATTGCCAATGGTGAGCTGAGCGAGGCCGATGCCGAGCGCGTGCGCCGCGAGGGTAGGCGCTATAGCTACTACACCTACGACAACCAAACCGACAACTACCAGCAAAACCACTACCAGCTACACCTGTCGCAAGGACTGGGGCAGGACTGGAATGTGGGCGCCGCCTTGCACCTCACCCGTGGCTTTGGGTATTATGAGAACTATCGTACCCGCCGCCGCTTCACCGACTATGGCCTGCAAAACGTCATTATCGGCGGCGACACCATCACGCGCACCAATCTGGTAGACCGCAAGTGGCTGGATAACTACTTCTACGGCGGCACTTTCGCCCTTAACTATCAGCCCCGCGACGGTAAGTTTCAAGCCACGTTGGGAGGAGCCTGGAATCAGTTTGATAATGACCACTACGGCGAAATTATTTGGGCGCAATACGCTTCTACCAGCAACATTCGCCAGCACTACTACTTCAACGAGGCTCGCAAAACTGACTACAACGCCTACGCCCGCGCTACTTGGCAGGTGCTACCCAAGCTGGGCGTGTACGGCGACGTGCAGGTGCGCCATATCACGTACACTATTGATGGCATAGAGGACGAGCAAAACGACGTGCGTACCCGTGCCCGCTACACGTTCTTCAACCCCAAAGCCGGCGCTACCTTCGCCTTAGCCGAGGGCCAGCAGCTCTATGCCAGCTTTGCCGTGGGCCAGCGCGAGCCCGTGCGCGCTGATTTCACCGACCGTCCCGCCGGCGACGTGGGTGCCAAAGCCGAGCGCCTCAACGACTGGGAAGGCGGCTACCGCCTCACCCTACCCGACGCTACCTTGCTAGGGCCACACACCGCCTTGCGCCTGGAAGTGAATGGGTTTTATATGCAGTACCGCAACCAACTGGTGGCCACTGGCCAACTGAACGATGTGGGTACGGCCCTGCGTACCAACGTGGCCCGCAGCTACCGGCGCGGTGTGGAGCTAACGGGCTTTGCCTCAGCCAATGACCAAATTAGTCTCAGCAGTACGCTCACCGTCAGCCAAAACCGCATTCTGGGCTATCAGGGCGTGAGCTACGACGAAAACTACGAGCCCGTGACAGAAGCGCCGCGTACCAGCACTATTTCCTACTCCCCTAATGTGGTATCGGCGCACACGCTAGAGGGGCAGCCGCTGCCGGGGCTGCGCTTGGCGCTGCTCTATAAAACCGTGAGCCGTCAGTACCTCGACAATACCACTAGTGAGGACCGGCGCATCAGGCCCTACCAGGTGCTCGATTTCCGGGCGCGCTACACCATTCGTCCGAAGTTTGTGAAGGAAATCGAGCTGGCGTTGCTGGTGAACAACGTCCTGAACCGTCGCTACGTGGCCAATGGCTATACGTACAGCTACCTCGGTGCCAGCGGCGGCCTCGATACGTTCAACTGGTACTTCCCACAGGCCACGCGCAATTTCCTGGCGTCGGTAGGCGTGAAATTCTAG